AACTCTCGTAGACGCATTACTTAAACAATCGGGAATTTTCCGCGAAGGGGAAGAAGTACCAGATTGTGTCATGGACTCCAATGATCTCGAAAGAGAGCGAGGAATCACGATTTTGTCCAAGAATACTGCCGTTAACTATCAAGATACCTTAATTAATATCGTTGACACTCCTGGACACGCTGACTTTGGTGGAGAAGTAGAACGAGTTTTGGGTATGGTTGATGGTTGTGTGCTAATCGTTGATGCCAACGAAGGACCAATGCCCCAAACTCGCTTTGTACTTAAAAAAGCCTTAGAAAAAGGCTTACGTCCTATTGTTGTAGTTAACAAAATTGATCGTCCCCGCGCTCACCCTGATGGTGCGGTAGATAAAGTATTCGATCTATTTGTGGAGTTGGGTGCAGACGATGACCAGTGCGACTTTACCACTCTTTATGCTTCGGGATTAGAGGGTTATGTCAAAGAAACCCTAGAAGAAGAAGGGGTAAATATGGAGCCTTTATTTGAGGCGATTCTCAATCATGTTCCACCACCAGCAGGAGACGTTGAAAAGCCTTTACAGCTACAGGTTACTACTCTTGATTACTCTGACTATTTAGGTCGGATTGTTATTGGAAGAATCCATAACGGTGTCTTAAAAGCTGGACAACAAGCTGCGCTGATTAAAGAAGACGGCAAGATCGTCAAGTCGAAAATTTCTAAGCTCATGGGCTTTAAAGGATTAGCCAGAGTGGAATTAGATGAAGCTAGTGCTGGTAATATTGTCGCGGTGGCGGGTTTTGCTGATGCCAATATCGGCGAGACGATTACGTGTCCTAGTGAGCCTCAGGCACTGCCTTTGATCAAGGTAGATGAACCAACTCTACAAATGACTTTCTCGGTCAACAATTCACCTTTTGCAGGACAAGAAGGAAATTTTGTAACTTCTAGACAAATTCGCGATCGCCTTATGCGAGAATTAGAAACCAATGTAGCTCTGCGTGTAGAAGATGGAGAATCAGCCGAGCAATTTCTCGTATCAGGTAGAGGTGAACTACATTTAGGTATCTTAATTGAAACTATGCGCCGTGAAGGATATGAGTTTCAGGTATCTCAACCCCAGGTAATCTATCGTGAAGTTAACGGCAAGCCTTGTGAGCCTTTTGAATATCTGGTATTAGATGTTCCTGAAGCTGCTGTTGGTAGCTGTATTGAGCGTCTTGGTCAGCGTAAAGGCGAGATGAAAGATATGCAGAATAGCAGTGGACGTACTCAGCTAGAGTTTGTTATTCCAGCCAGGGGTTTAATTGGTTTCCGT
This DNA window, taken from Pleurocapsa sp. FMAR1, encodes the following:
- the typA gene encoding translational GTPase TypA, which codes for MSLPIRNIAIIAHVDHGKTTLVDALLKQSGIFREGEEVPDCVMDSNDLERERGITILSKNTAVNYQDTLINIVDTPGHADFGGEVERVLGMVDGCVLIVDANEGPMPQTRFVLKKALEKGLRPIVVVNKIDRPRAHPDGAVDKVFDLFVELGADDDQCDFTTLYASGLEGYVKETLEEEGVNMEPLFEAILNHVPPPAGDVEKPLQLQVTTLDYSDYLGRIVIGRIHNGVLKAGQQAALIKEDGKIVKSKISKLMGFKGLARVELDEASAGNIVAVAGFADANIGETITCPSEPQALPLIKVDEPTLQMTFSVNNSPFAGQEGNFVTSRQIRDRLMRELETNVALRVEDGESAEQFLVSGRGELHLGILIETMRREGYEFQVSQPQVIYREVNGKPCEPFEYLVLDVPEAAVGSCIERLGQRKGEMKDMQNSSGRTQLEFVIPARGLIGFRGDFVRMTRGEGIMNHSFLEYRNFSGELETRFNGVIIAFEEGVATFYALKNAEDRGVFFITPGTKVYKGMIVGEHNRSQDLDLNVCKAKQLTNHRAAGGDELVQLQSPTEMSLERALEYIGSDELVEVTPESIRLRKLRTKKLANR